Proteins from a single region of Xiphophorus maculatus strain JP 163 A chromosome 22, X_maculatus-5.0-male, whole genome shotgun sequence:
- the alox5 gene encoding arachidonate 5-lipoxygenase has translation MPSYTVTVATGSQWFAGTDDYVYITLVGTEGCSERTLLDKPLYNDFERGAIDSYDVKVGEHLGDIVLVKIEKKKYWMQDDWYCRYVTIKTPCGDYVEFPCFRWLVDDKEVVLRDGRAFLPQDDKTSIVKQHRQKELDQRRKTYRWKEWQPGFPLSIDANKHRDLPRDIQFDSEKGVDFILNYSKAIENLCVNSFMNMFQSSWSDFADFEKIFVRIKNTISEYVMEHWKEDFMFGYQFLNGCNPVLICKCTKLPDKFPVTNEMVSVSLERDLTLEQEIKAGNIFIADYDMLEGINANPTDPYTQQYLAAPMCLLYKNLRNKILPIAIQLGQDPDENPIFLPTDGQYDWLLAKIWVRSADFQHHQNVTHLLRTHLMTEVFGIAMFRQLPAVHPAFKLLIPHIRFTIAINTKAREQLICECGIFDKANATGGGGHIQLVQKAMKTLTFRSFCFPDMIKSRGMDSTEELPTYFYRDDGYKVWEATKSFVSDVIHIYYTSDERVQEDEEIQAFVKDVCSFGMQDFDHCEFPKSLKTRDELIEYLTVIIFTASSQHAAVNFGQYDWCSWIPNAPSTMRKPPPKEKGQVDVKMIIESLPDRGRSSWHLGAVWALSQYQENELYLGMYPDEHFIEKPVKDAMGKFRKELAEITRSIKRRNEEKKLPYYNMSPDKIPNSVAV, from the exons ATGCCGTCGTACACAGTCACTGTTGCCACGGGGAGCCAGTGGTTTGCAGGGACGGATGATTATGTCTACATCACGCTGGTGGGTACAGAGGGATGCAGCGAGAGGACACTGCTGGACAAACCCCTCTACAACGACTTCGAGAGGGGGGCG ATTGACTCATATGATGTGAAAGTTGGTGAGCACTTGGGTGATATCGTACTGGTGAAGATTGAGAAGAAGAAATATTGGATGCAGGATGACTGGTACTGCAGGTACGTCACTATCAAGACCCCATGTGGAGATTATGTGGAATTTCCCTGTTTCCGTTGGCTGGTGGACGACAAGGAAGTGGTTCTGCGGGATGGACGAG CATTTCTGCCTCAGGATGATAAAACCAGCATAGTAAAGCAGCACAGACAAAAAGAGCTGGATCAGAGAAGAAAAACCTACAG ATGGAAAGAGTGGCAGCCTGGATTCCCTCTGAGCATTGATGCTAACAAACACAGGGACCTCCCCCGAGACATCCAGTTTGACAGTGAAAAGGGAGTGGACTTTATTCTAAACTACAGTAAGGC AATAGAGAACTTGTGTGTGAACAGCTTCATGAACATGTTTCAGTCTTCATGGAGCGACTTTGCTGACTTTGAGAAAATCTTCGTGAgaatcaaaaacacaatctcAG AGTATGTGATGGAACATTGGAAAGAAGACTTCATGTTCGGGTATCAGTTTCTGAATGGTTGCAACCCAGTGTTGATTTGCAAATGCACCAAACTCCCTGACAAGTTCCCTGTCACTAATGAGATGGTTTCTGTCAGCCTTGAGCGGGATTTGACCCTTGAGCAGGAAATTAAG GCAGGTAACATATTCATAGCGGACTACGACATGTTAGAGGGCATTAATGCAAACCCCACAGACCCGTATACGCAGCAGTACCTGGCAGCTCCAATGTGTTTGCTGTACAAGAACCTACGGAACAAGATTCTGCCTATAGCTATACAG CTTGGCCAGGATCCAGATGAAAACCCAATCTTCCTTCCCACTGATGGTCAGTATGACTGGCTGCTGGCAAAGATCTGGGTACGATCAGCTGACTTCCAGCACCACCAGAACGTCACACACCTGCTCAGGACACATCTGATGACAGAGGTGTTTGGTATTGCCATGTTCAGACAGCTCCCAGCTGTTCACCCGGCATTTAAG CTACTCATCCCGCACATTCGTTTTACTATCGCAATCAATACAAAGGCCAGAGAGCAGCTCATCTGTGAGTGCGGGATCTTTGACAAG GCCAATGCAACCGGCGGAGGTGGTCACATCCAGCTTGTCCAGAAAGCCATGAAGACGCTGACCTTCAGGTCTTTCTGCTTCCCTGACATGATCAAGAGCCGTGGCATGGACAGTACGGAGGAGCTGCCCACCTATTTCTACAGGGATGATGGCTACAAGGTGTGGGAAGCCACTAAGAG TTTTGTCTCTGATGTGATCCATATTTACTACACCAGTGATGAGAGAGTGCAGGAAGACGAGGAAATCCAGGCCTTCGTCAAAGATGTGTGCAGCTTTGGGATGCAGGACTTCGATCACTGTG AGTTTCCAAAGTCTCTGAAGACACGTGACGAACTGATAGAGTACCTGACTGTCATTATATTCACTGCTTCATCCCAGCATGCTGCCGTGAATTTTGGACAG TATGACTGGTGCTCCTGGATCCCCAATGCCCCTTCTACCATGCGGAAGCCCCCTCCGAAAGAGAAAGGGCAGGTCGATGTGAAAATGATCATTGAGAGCCTTCCTGATCGTGGACGGTCCAGCTGGCACCTGGGGGCCGTCTGGGCCCTCAGCCAGTACCAGGAGAATGAG CTGTATCTGGGTATGTATCCAGACGAACACTTTATAGAGAAGCCAGTAAAGGACGCCATGGGAAAATTCAGGAAGGAACTGGCAGAGATAACCAGGAGCATCAAAAGGAGGAACGAGGAAAAGAAGCTGCCGTACTACAACATGTCTCCAGACAAAATCCCAAACAGTGTTGCTGTTTGA
- the slc25a16 gene encoding graves disease carrier protein, which translates to MTSEAAVSTPSPTSSSSTPAKRDYYWLRSFVAGGVAGCCAKTTIAPLDRVKILLQGQNPHYKHLGVFSTFMAVPKKEGILGLYRGNGAMMVRIFPYGAIQFMAFDKYKKLLNKRIGISGHVHRLVAGSMAGMTAVICTYPLDVVRARLAFQVKGDQRYSGIIDVFRSIYRKEGASGFYRGLTPTLVGMAPYAGLSFFTFGTLKSQGLKHFPEQLGRPSSDNPDVLVLKAHINLLCGGVAGAFAQTVSYPLDVARRRMQLGTVLPDSDKCGSPFKTLKYVYNTYGIKRGLYRGLSLNYIRCVPSQAMAFTTYEFMKQVLHLN; encoded by the exons ATGACATCGGAGGCTGCTGTCTCCACACCTTCCCCTACTAGCAGCAGTAGTACACCTGCTAAAAGAGATTACTACTGGCTTCGCTCCTTTGTGGCTGGAG GTGTAGCAGGATGCTGTGCGAAGACTACCATCGCCCCTCTAGACAGAGTCAAAATTCTTCTTCAGGGCCAGAACCCCCATTACAAACATCTTG GGGTATTTTCCACTTTCATGGCTGTGCCAAAGAAAGAAGGCATCCTGGGCCTGTACAGGGGTAATGGTGCAATGATGGTCAGGATATTTCCTTACGGAGCCATTCAGTTCATGGCCTTTGACAAATATAAAAAG CTGCTGAATAAACGGATTGGGATCTCTGGACACGTCCATCGCCTTGTGGCAGGATCTATGGCAG GCATGACTGCGGTGATATGCACCTACCCTCTGGACGTGGTCCGAGCCCGGCTGGCCTTCCAGGTGAAGGGTGATCAACGCTACTCTGGAATTATTGATGTTTTCCGCTCCATTTATCGCAAG GAGGGCGCATCTGGATTTTACAGAGGCCTGACTCCAACTCTGGTTGGAATGGCGCCTTATGCAG GTCTCTCCTTCTTTACCTTTGGCACCCTGAAGAGTCAAGGCTTAAAGCACTTCCCGGAGCAGCTGGGCCGCCCCTCGTCGGACAACCCAGATGTGCTCGTTCTGAAAGCCCACATCAACCTGCTCTGTGGAGGGGTTGCTGGTGCCTTCGCTCAGACTGTCTC CTACCCCTTGGATGTGGCAAGGAGGAGGATGCAGTTAGGAACTGTGCTTCCTGATTCCGATAAATGTGG ATCGCCTTTCAAGACTCTGAAATACGTGTATAACACATATGGTATCAAGAGAGGACTATACCGAGGCCTTTCTCTTAACTACATCCGCTGCGTGCCGTCACAGGCCATGGCCTTCACCACCTACGAGTTCATGAAGCAAGTCCTCCATCTGAACTAG